Proteins from a single region of Polyangia bacterium:
- a CDS encoding GTP-binding protein translates to MAKEKFVRNKPHLNIGTIGHVDHGKTTLTAAITKVLAKKGGAKFLAY, encoded by the coding sequence ATGGCCAAAGAAAAATTCGTTCGGAACAAACCGCACCTGAACATCGGGACGATCGGACACGTCGACCACGGGAAGACGACGCTGACGGCGGCGATCACCAAGGTGCTGGCGAAGAAGGGCGGGGCGAAGTTCCTGGCGTAC